In the genome of Variovorax sp. PAMC26660, the window TGGGGGTGGCCACGACGCCCTTGCGAGCGATTGTGCAAGGCACTGGGACGGCATGGCGCGTTGAAGCCGGGGCCTTCCGAAAGGAGCTCGAACGCAGCGCGGCCTTGCAGCGCGTGCTGAACCGCTATCTCTACGTGCTGATGGCTCAATTGACCACCTCGGCCGCATGCCTTCGCTTCCACCAGATCGGTCCACGTCTGGCCCGGTGGCTGCTGATGAGCCAGGACCGCGCCCAATCCGACAGCTTTCGCGTGACGCATGAATTCCTGGCCTACATGCTCGGCGTGCGACGCGTGGGTATCACCCTGGCTGCCAACGCCCTGCAGCAGGGTGGGCTGATTGCGTACCAGCGCG includes:
- a CDS encoding Crp/Fnr family transcriptional regulator, which translates into the protein MNQLIELLPARDRRRFLAICEPAELVLAEVLCTPGESTRHAYFPTEGFISLLTLTGGSPELEVGMVGCEGMLGAQMVLGVATTPLRAIVQGTGTAWRVEAGAFRKELERSAALQRVLNRYLYVLMAQLTTSAACLRFHQIGPRLARWLLMSQDRAQSDSFRVTHEFLAYMLGVRRVGITLAANALQQGGLIAYQRGDLQVLDRRGLEAAACGCYAADRKAYTDALC